From one Triticum urartu cultivar G1812 chromosome 3, Tu2.1, whole genome shotgun sequence genomic stretch:
- the LOC125548368 gene encoding uncharacterized protein LOC125548368, with protein sequence MGSERARSEGVGSSAEHPKSAGGEAGDAHHTDKSPRRNPLRDWSDDDEETLTHVGGEATPRGGDGIIDPPKAADAGSSHASAATSRPHGKADVAPRKPTAKRTADPAAAGRPPVKKRRRAVPVALMRPSVSMVVGSPLALVLAVIDVVSGGGFAFRRSRSSAIDRDKEVADEDLILNPTTPRACPSGTETGSCTRWRRHPGPGPGPQRRGSGPSKSRHGRRCRRGCSSCR encoded by the exons ATGGGCTCCGAACGGGCCCGCTCGGAGGGAGTGGGATCATCCGCCGAGCACCCGAAGTCAGCTGGTGGCGAAGCGGGCGACGCACACCACACGGATAAGTCTCCTCGCCGAAACCCCCTTCGAGACTGGTCAGACGACGATGAGGAGACCCTGACGCACGTCGGTGGTGAAGCGACGCCAAGGGGAGGAGACGGCATCATCGACCCCCCCAAGGCGGCTGATGCCGGATCATCCCACGCGTCGGCTGCCACAAGTCGGCCGCACGGGAAGGCGGACGTGGCGCCGAGGAAACCGACCGCGAAGCGCACGGCGGACCCGGCCGCCGCCGGCAGACCGCCCGTCAAGAAGAGGCGCCGCGCCGTTCCGGTGGCGCTGATGAGACCATCCGTCTCGATGGTGGTTGG GTCACCACTGGCGCTGGTGTTGGCGGTGATAGATGTCGTGTCTGGGGGTGGCTTCGCGTTTCGGAGGTCCCGGAGCAGCGCCATTGACCGGGACAAGGAGGTGGCCGATGAGGACCTCATCCTGAATCCGACGACGCCGAGGGCTTGCCCTAGCGGGACCGAAACAGGGTCCTGTACGAGATGGAGGCGGCATCCTGGGCCTGGGCCAGGGCCGCAGAGGCGAGGGAGTGGGCCGTCGAAGAGTCGGCATGGCCGGAGATGCCGGCGGGGATGTTCTTCGTGCCGCTGA